The sequence CCCCGAACCAATATTTCGAATTAGAAAACCAAAATTGAATGTTTCAGTAGAGTCTTTCGATAAATTTATTCTGTTGTTTCCAAAACTAAGGTTTCGTAAAACGATCTGTTTCTTTCTAAATTTAAGTGTGTCGATTCGAGTGCTGATTTGCTCGCTGTAAATTAGTGTATCACCTGCCTGGTCTTCAATCAGAACATCTTCTAATTTCACCCGGTTAAAAAAGCCAATATCAACTTTGCCTATTGAAATATTAGTTTGCAGGTTTTTCGACAAATTTTTGGCAATTTTTCGTGTAATCTGGGTTTGAACCCAGCTGTTTTGAAGTATTACAAAACCGGCACCCAGCAACATGATTAATGCAGCCAACAGAATGATGATTATTTTCCAGCCTTTTTTAATAGTTTTGCAATTTTTAGACGAACATAATCCATTTCAGGTAATAAAAAGGAAAAGGATCAGTCGTTTTGTTAACGATTTATTTTTAATAAGTGCAAAGATATAAACCCAATGGCGTTTATCTTGTTCTTATAACGTTAAAAAAGGTAATATTTAGATGACCGAGAAAGGAATTATTATATTAGGTATTGAATCATCTTGCGATGATACATCTGCAGCGATTATTCGTGATGGCGTTATCCTGTCGAATGTGGTTGCCAGCCAGAAAGTTCATGAAGAATATGGTGGTGTTGTTCCCGAACTGGCTTCGCGTGCTCATCAACAAAATATTATTCCGGTGGTTGACCTGGCCATGAAGCGCGCTGGTATTCAGCGAAACGAAATTTCAGCAGTAGCTTTTACACGCGGACCGGGTTTGCTTGGATCGCTGCTCGTGGGAACTTCATTTGCCAAAGGATTTTCGCTCGCATCTAATATCCCTTTAATAGATGTAAACCATTTGCAGGGGCATGTACTGGCACTTTTTATAAAAGAGAGTGGAGTGGAGTTCAATCCTCCAAAATTTCCGTTTTTATGTTTGTTGGTATCCGGAGGTAATTCGCAAATTATATTAGTTCGCGATTACCTGGATATGGAAGTAATTGGGCAAACCATTGATGATGCTGCTGGAGAAGCCT comes from uncultured Draconibacterium sp. and encodes:
- the tsaD gene encoding tRNA (adenosine(37)-N6)-threonylcarbamoyltransferase complex transferase subunit TsaD produces the protein MTEKGIIILGIESSCDDTSAAIIRDGVILSNVVASQKVHEEYGGVVPELASRAHQQNIIPVVDLAMKRAGIQRNEISAVAFTRGPGLLGSLLVGTSFAKGFSLASNIPLIDVNHLQGHVLALFIKESGVEFNPPKFPFLCLLVSGGNSQIILVRDYLDMEVIGQTIDDAAGEAFDKCAKVMGLPYPGGPHVDRLAKEGDPLRFEFSRPKIPGLDYSFSGLKTNFLYFLRDNLKINENFIEENLADLCASLQHTIIEILLSKLKRAARETGIKEVTVAGGVSANSGLRNALAENAQKFGWNMIIPKFEYTMDNAAMIAITGYYKYLNKEFIGQNAVPFARTQL